One window of uncultured Erythrobacter sp. genomic DNA carries:
- a CDS encoding D-2-hydroxyacid dehydrogenase translates to MTILAISGLIRPMLEHRLPEGLDVRWFMTHEEAQVAVADAEIGWFDMNDKDAMAETLRAAKKLKWLNSIYAGLDFLPMDVLIERGITVTNGAGINAITIAEYVVMGMLNIAKGYRDVVRAQERREWLLDSPGKRELAGSKALLLGYGAIGKLIEPRLAAFDVDVSVVRRSAGENTLGPDEWRARLSEFDWIILAVPATPETEGMIGAEELAAMKSDAVIVNIARGSVIDQLALVEALEKKAIGGAFLDVTTPEPLPAEHPLWGLDNAHISMHLSGRAQSQMFLRSGDRFLDNLGKYLRGEPVAPVFDPRLGY, encoded by the coding sequence ATGACCATCCTAGCCATCTCAGGCCTGATCCGCCCGATGCTCGAACACCGCTTGCCGGAAGGCCTCGACGTGCGCTGGTTCATGACCCACGAGGAGGCGCAGGTCGCCGTCGCTGATGCCGAAATCGGTTGGTTCGACATGAACGACAAGGACGCAATGGCCGAGACCCTGCGCGCGGCCAAGAAGCTCAAATGGCTCAATTCGATCTACGCCGGGCTCGATTTTCTGCCGATGGACGTGCTGATCGAGCGTGGGATCACTGTCACCAACGGGGCCGGTATCAATGCCATCACCATCGCCGAATATGTGGTGATGGGGATGCTCAATATCGCCAAAGGCTACCGCGACGTGGTGCGCGCGCAGGAGCGGCGCGAGTGGCTGCTCGATTCGCCCGGCAAGCGCGAATTGGCCGGATCAAAGGCGCTGCTGCTGGGCTATGGCGCAATCGGCAAGCTGATCGAGCCGCGCTTGGCCGCTTTCGATGTCGATGTCTCTGTGGTGCGCCGGAGCGCGGGCGAAAACACACTCGGGCCCGATGAATGGCGCGCGCGGCTCAGTGAGTTCGACTGGATCATCCTCGCGGTCCCCGCCACGCCGGAAACCGAAGGCATGATCGGCGCAGAAGAGCTGGCGGCGATGAAGTCCGATGCCGTCATCGTCAACATCGCTCGCGGCAGTGTGATCGATCAGCTAGCGCTGGTCGAAGCGCTTGAAAAGAAAGCCATCGGCGGGGCGTTCCTCGATGTGACAACGCCCGAGCCGCTGCCGGCCGAGCACCCGCTGTGGGGTCTCGACAACGCGCATATCTCCATGCACCTGTCGGGCCGTGCGCAATCGCAGATGTTCCTGCGCAGCGGCGACCGTTTCCTCGACAATCTCGGCAAATATCTGCGCGGGGAGCCGGTCGCCCCGGTGTTCGATCCGCGCCTCGGTTACTGA